CTTATCCTCGATTTGCCGGTCGAGACGGGGCTTGCGCGGGCGGGAAGCCGGGGGCAGGGAGCCGAGGACCGCTATGAGCGAATGGACTTGCGCTTCCATGAAACGCTTCGCCAAGCCTTTGAAACCATTGCCAAAAATGAACCAGAACGGTGCGTCATGGTGGATGCGAGCCAGACCGAAGACGAGGTCGCGGAAGCCATATGGGCAGAAGTAAAACCTCGACTGTCATGAGACTGCAAACAAACCGTCACAAATTGCCGCGTTAAACAACTTGGCCGGACCCGGCTTGGTCGCTATAGAGAGCGGGACATACTTAACAGCGGAAGAGAAACCGGCGACCGCGCCGGCCACAACAAGGATCGCCGATGAAACGACGACACCTCACGACCCGATTTTTGCCGTCCTTGCTTCAGGCGACCCTTCCCATCCTTCTCGCAGCTCTCTTCTTCCTTCCAGCTTCTCCTGCAGCGGCCCGCAATAACGAAACGGGCATCACGGAGATGGCGTCGGTGCCGCTGATGAAGCCGATCGTGGAACCGGAAGAGCGGACGGTGCGCGGCCTTCATTTCATCGACCCGGTGGACGTGACCAAGGCGAGGATGACCTCCGGCTTCGGCTGGCGGATGCACCCCGTCCTCAAGACCAAGAAGATGCACAAGGGCGTCGATTATGCCGCCCCGAAGGGTACGCCGGTCTATGCGACCGAAGACGGCGTTGTCGGCATGGCGGGATGGCGCGGCAATTACGGCAAGCTCGTCACGGTGAAGCATGCCGAACATGTCGAAACCTACTACGCGCATCTCTCCGGCTATGCGCCCGGCATCAAAACCGGAGCGAAGGTCAAAAAGGGCGACGTGATTGGCTATATCGGCATGACGGGTCTCGCGACCGGCAATCATCTCTATTACGAGGTGGCGATCAACGGCGAGCGCGTCGATCCGCTGGCGGACGATCTCAACGAGCAGGTCAACATATTGGCCGCGCGGGCACCCCGTCCCAGCAGCAAGGTTGCCGGAACGCGCGGGCTGACCGAAGCTCAATAAGGTCGGCTTCCTGAACAAACTCGGCCGGCGATTTCATTTGCCGAACGAAAGAGGGGTTCGTTCGGCCATTCCGGTCCCGGACCGCCGGGCATGACGGGCGGCGCCCGCGCGTGCTACCAAAAGACATGAGCGACACCGAGATTCCCGAAAGCGACCGGCTTGGCGACTTCCCGCATCCGCGCGAGGCGGCGGCGCTTGTCGGGCAGGAGGCGGCGGAGCGCGCCCTTTTTGAAGCCTTCATGAGCGGCAGGATGCACCATGCCTGGCTGCTTACAGGGCCTAAGGGTATCGGCAAGGCGACGCTCGCCTATCGGATGGCGCGATTTGCGCTGCATTACGGAACGGCGGAGGCCGCAAGGGCGGCAGGAGCACGGGATCTGAACATCAGCCCGGATGAGGGGGTGTTCCATCAGGTAGCTGCGGGGAGCCACCCGAACCTGCTTACCGTACGCCGCCCGTGGGACGACAAGACGAAGAAGCTGAAGACCGTTATTCCCGTGGATGAGGTGCGCCGGATCGGACATTTCTTCGGGCTGACGGCGACGGAGCGCGGGGCCTGGCGCGTCGTCATCATCGACAGCGCCGACGAGATGAACGCCAATTCGGCCAATGCGCTTTTGAAGGCGCTGGAGGAGCCGCCGCCGAACGGGCTTTTCCTCGTGCTGAGCCATCAGCCGGGTCAGCTTCTGCCGACGATCCGCTCACGCTGCCGGACGCTGCGGATGACGCCGCTGGCGGAGGGCGACATCGTGAGCATGATGGAACCCGCCGAGCGGCAGGCGGAAGCGCGAGCGAAGGAAGCGAAGCGGAAATTCGCCATGACGCCGGCGGCGGAGCGGCAACCGATCGCCCAACTGGCCGAAGGCAGCGCGGGGAGGGCGCTTTCCATTGCGGCAGGCGGCGGGCTCGGGCTCTACAAGGAACTGGCGGGCCTGCTTGCCGGGCTGCCGCGCCTCGACATTGCGGCGGTTCACGCCTTTGCCGACAAGGCGGGCCGCAAGGGGGCGGACGATGCCTATGAGACCATGATCGAGCTGCTGACGCACTGGCTGCAGCGGCTGGTGCGGACGGGCGCGGGGCTTCATCCCGGCCCCGACATCGTGGCCGGCGAGGGCGCGGCGATGGCGCGGCTTGCCGCCGGGGGCAGCCTTGATCGCTGGGTCGAGGTATGGGAAAAGATCAATCAATCAACGGCCCGCGGCGAGGCGCTGAACACGGATCGCAAGCTCGTGATCCTGAACGTGTTTTCGATGCTCGAAGCAGCCGCGAGCGAGCGCGCCGGCGCGTGAGGGCAGATCGCCGGGCGACGACAAATCCGCTAACGTCCGTTACCGGATTCCCTCCGTAACCCCTCCCCAAACGGCTTGCAGCCGTTTGACCCTCCCGCAGGGGGAGGGTGGAGAAACAGAAGTACAGGTTCGAGAGACTAATGAGTGCCCCCAAAGCCTTCTACATCACGACGGCAATTTCCTATCCCAACGGTCCGCCTCATATCGGCCATGCCTATGAGGTCATCACCACGGATGTGATCGCGCGCTACAAGCGGCTCGACGGCTACGACGTGCGGTTTCTCACGGGCGTGGACGATCACGGCCAGAAGATGGCGCAGACGGCGAAGGCAAAGGGCACGACCCCGCAGGCGCTGGCCGACGAGATGGCTCCGAAGTTCCTTGCAATGGACGAGCGGCTCAACATTTCCAATGACGATTTCATCCGCACCACCGAGGCGCGGCATGAAAAGGCGTGCCAGCATCTCTGGGAGAAAATCGCGGCGAAGGGCGACATCTATACCGGCACCTATTCGGGCTGGTATTCGGTGCGCGACGAGGCGTTCTACGACGAGGACGAACTCACCACCGGCGAAGGCGGACAGAAGCTTGCACCGGGAACGGGCACGCCGGTCGAATGGATGGAGGAGGAAACCTATTTCTTCCGCCTGTCCGCCTATCAGGAAAAGCTGCTTGCGCTTTACGAGTCGCAGCCCGACTTCATCCAGCCGGCGTCGCGGCGCAACGAAATCCTCGCCTTCGTCAAACGCGGGCTGAACGATCTTTCCATTTCGCGCGCGCGGACCAAGCTCGATTGGGGCGTCGGGGTGCCCGGCGATCCGAACCATGTGATGTATGTCTGGATCGACGCCCTGACCAACTACATCACGGGCCTTGGCTACCCGGATATGGACGGCGATCTTTTCAAGCGGTACTGGCCGGCCGATATGCATATCATCGGCAAGGATATCGTGCGTTTTCATGCGGTCATCTGGCCGGCGATGCTGATGGCGGCGGAGGTGGCGCTGCCCAAACGCGTGTTCGGGCACGGCTTTCTCAACGTCCGCGGCGAGAAGATGTCGAAGTCGGTCGGGAACGTGATCGATCCGTTCACGATCACCGATACTTACGGCGTCGATCCGATACGCTATTTCTTCTGCCGCGAGGTGACCTATGGCGCGGATGGAAGTTACAGCCATGACACGGTGGTGAACCGGATCAATGCCGATCTCGCCAACGATATCGGCAACCTGGCGCAACGCTCGCTTTCGATGATCGCCAAGAACTGCGGCGGGGAAGTGCCTGCCTATGGCGCGTTCACGGCCGAGGACAAAGCCGTGCTCGATGCTGCGGCGGCGCTGCCGGAGAAGACGCGCGAGCAGATGGAGCGGCTCGAGATTCACTCCTATGTGGGCGAGGTATTCGCGGTGGTCAGCGAGGCCAACCGCTATTTCGCCGGCCAGGAACCCTGGGCGCTGAAGAAGACCGACCCCGAACGCATGGGCACGGTGCTCTACGTGACGGCGGAGGTGGTGCGCCGCTGTGCGCTGATGCTGCAGCCGGTGATGCCGGCGTCGATCGCAAAGCTGCTCGACCTGCTGGCGGTGCCGGAAGGCGCGCGGGCCTTTTCCGACATTGCCGCATCGCTGACACCCGGGACGGCGCTGCCGGCGCCCGCGGGCGTGTTCCCGCGCTATGTGGAGCCGGAGGCCCTGTCGTCGTGACGCTGCCCGTTCTCATCGACAGCCATTGCCATCTCGACTTTCCCGATTTCGGGGCGGAGGTCGAGGAGGTGGTGGCGCGCGCGCATGAGGCGGGCGTGGGGCTGATGGTGACGATCTCGACCAAGGTGAGCGAGTTCGACCGGGTGAGGGCGGTGGCGGAGCGGTTTCCCCATGTCTATTGCACGGTCGGCATCCATCCGCATGAGGCGGCGAGCGAGCCGGAGACGGATAAGGCGACGCTGATCGAAATGGCGAAGCATCCGAAGGTCGTCGGCATCGGTGAGACGGGGCTCGACTATTACTATGAGCACAGCCCCCGCGAGGCGCAGAAGCGGAATTTCCGCTCGCATATCGCGGCGGCGCGCGAGACGGGGCTGCCGCTGATCGTGCATACGCGCGACGCGGATGAGGACATGGCTCAGATACTGGATGAAGAAACGGGGAAGGGGGCTTTTCCGGGGCTGCTGCATTGCTTCAGCTCCAGCCCGCAACTCGCTGAAAAGGCTCTGGCACTCGGGCTCTACATCTCGCTTTCCGGCATCGTGACCTTCAAGAGCGCCGAAGAATTGCGCGCGACGGCGGCGACGGTGCCGATGGACCGGCTGCTGGTGGAGACGGATGCGCCTTACCTGGCGCCGGTGCCGAAGCGCGGCAAGCGGAACGAACCCGCCTTCGTGGTGCATACGGCGGCGAAGGTGGCGGAGATCAAGGCGGTGCCGGTGGAAGAGCTGGCGGCGGCGACGACGGCCAATTTCCTCAGGCTGTTCTCGCGCGTGCCGCCCGATGCGGTGTTGCGCGGATGAAGATGCGGGCGACGATACTCGGCTCCGGCTCCTCCGGCGGCGTGCCGCGCATCGGCGCGGGCGGCGGCTTCTGGGGCGCCTGCGACCCGAAGGAGCCGAAGAACCGGCGGCGTCGCTGCTCGCTGCTGATCGAGCAATGGGACCGCGACCCGACCGCGAAGACCGTGGTGCTGGTGGATACGGCGCCCGAGATGCGCGACCAGCTTATCGACGCGGATACGGGCTGGGTCGATGCGGTGCTCTTCACGCATGACCATGCGGACCAGTGCCACGGCATCGACGATTTGCGGATGGTGGCGCTGAACAAGCGGCGGCGCGTGGACTGCTGGATGGATGCGGCGACGCATGACACGCTGATGACGCGCTTCGGCTATTGCTTCCGGGAGAAGCCGGGCTCGGGCTATCCGGCCATTCTCAACGATCACCTGATTTCGCGGAGCGGCCAGGAGATCGTTATCGACGGGCCGGGCGGACAAGTGAGGGCGGTCGCCTTCGACCAGGATCACGGCAATATCCGTTCGCTCGGTTTCCGCTTCGGGCCACTCGCCTATTCGGCCGATGCGGTGGGCATACCGGATGAGAGTTTCGCGCTAATCGACGGAATAGATTGCTGGATCGTCGATGCGCTGCGCTATGCGCCGCACCCGACCCATGCACATGTCGAGATGGCACTCGACTGGCTGAAGCGCGCCGGCACGAAACATGGCGTACTGACGAACCTTCATGTCGATCTCGATTATGCGAAGCTGAAGGCGGAGCTGCCTGAAGGCGTCGAGCCGGGCTATGACGGGATGCGGCTCGAATTCGAGTTCTGAACAGTTCGATTTCCAAACGGGCAAACGGGACGCGATTGCGTCCCGTTGCCATTTGCCATCAGCGATTTTTACTGCTTCGAGGGTTTGTTGAGCGTGCGGCTCGAGGTTTCCCTCACAACATCGCCCGTCTCCTTGTCGATCACGACAGTTACCGGGTGACCCCATTCATTGGCGGCTTTGAAAGCCATCTCGCTTTCAAGCGCGACGCCGGGGGTCTGCTCGACATCCGAGTAACCCAGCGATTCCAGATGCGCGACCGGATCCGCGAGGTGCGGCGAACCGGGCATGGTGGTCGTCGTGGTGACGGTCGTTATCGACCCCGTCG
Above is a window of Parvibaculum lavamentivorans DS-1 DNA encoding:
- a CDS encoding M23 family metallopeptidase, with amino-acid sequence MKRRHLTTRFLPSLLQATLPILLAALFFLPASPAAARNNETGITEMASVPLMKPIVEPEERTVRGLHFIDPVDVTKARMTSGFGWRMHPVLKTKKMHKGVDYAAPKGTPVYATEDGVVGMAGWRGNYGKLVTVKHAEHVETYYAHLSGYAPGIKTGAKVKKGDVIGYIGMTGLATGNHLYYEVAINGERVDPLADDLNEQVNILAARAPRPSSKVAGTRGLTEAQ
- a CDS encoding DNA polymerase III subunit delta'; this translates as MSDTEIPESDRLGDFPHPREAAALVGQEAAERALFEAFMSGRMHHAWLLTGPKGIGKATLAYRMARFALHYGTAEAARAAGARDLNISPDEGVFHQVAAGSHPNLLTVRRPWDDKTKKLKTVIPVDEVRRIGHFFGLTATERGAWRVVIIDSADEMNANSANALLKALEEPPPNGLFLVLSHQPGQLLPTIRSRCRTLRMTPLAEGDIVSMMEPAERQAEARAKEAKRKFAMTPAAERQPIAQLAEGSAGRALSIAAGGGLGLYKELAGLLAGLPRLDIAAVHAFADKAGRKGADDAYETMIELLTHWLQRLVRTGAGLHPGPDIVAGEGAAMARLAAGGSLDRWVEVWEKINQSTARGEALNTDRKLVILNVFSMLEAAASERAGA
- the metG gene encoding methionine--tRNA ligase, coding for MSAPKAFYITTAISYPNGPPHIGHAYEVITTDVIARYKRLDGYDVRFLTGVDDHGQKMAQTAKAKGTTPQALADEMAPKFLAMDERLNISNDDFIRTTEARHEKACQHLWEKIAAKGDIYTGTYSGWYSVRDEAFYDEDELTTGEGGQKLAPGTGTPVEWMEEETYFFRLSAYQEKLLALYESQPDFIQPASRRNEILAFVKRGLNDLSISRARTKLDWGVGVPGDPNHVMYVWIDALTNYITGLGYPDMDGDLFKRYWPADMHIIGKDIVRFHAVIWPAMLMAAEVALPKRVFGHGFLNVRGEKMSKSVGNVIDPFTITDTYGVDPIRYFFCREVTYGADGSYSHDTVVNRINADLANDIGNLAQRSLSMIAKNCGGEVPAYGAFTAEDKAVLDAAAALPEKTREQMERLEIHSYVGEVFAVVSEANRYFAGQEPWALKKTDPERMGTVLYVTAEVVRRCALMLQPVMPASIAKLLDLLAVPEGARAFSDIAASLTPGTALPAPAGVFPRYVEPEALSS
- a CDS encoding TatD family hydrolase — encoded protein: MTLPVLIDSHCHLDFPDFGAEVEEVVARAHEAGVGLMVTISTKVSEFDRVRAVAERFPHVYCTVGIHPHEAASEPETDKATLIEMAKHPKVVGIGETGLDYYYEHSPREAQKRNFRSHIAAARETGLPLIVHTRDADEDMAQILDEETGKGAFPGLLHCFSSSPQLAEKALALGLYISLSGIVTFKSAEELRATAATVPMDRLLVETDAPYLAPVPKRGKRNEPAFVVHTAAKVAEIKAVPVEELAAATTANFLRLFSRVPPDAVLRG
- a CDS encoding MBL fold metallo-hydrolase, whose product is MKMRATILGSGSSGGVPRIGAGGGFWGACDPKEPKNRRRRCSLLIEQWDRDPTAKTVVLVDTAPEMRDQLIDADTGWVDAVLFTHDHADQCHGIDDLRMVALNKRRRVDCWMDAATHDTLMTRFGYCFREKPGSGYPAILNDHLISRSGQEIVIDGPGGQVRAVAFDQDHGNIRSLGFRFGPLAYSADAVGIPDESFALIDGIDCWIVDALRYAPHPTHAHVEMALDWLKRAGTKHGVLTNLHVDLDYAKLKAELPEGVEPGYDGMRLEFEF